ggccTTAATGTTCTTTGCTGGACATGTTCAACATTTTGACTAAACCAGCATCTTCAATTATAAGGATGCTTGCGAAGAATTAGTTACCAacatgtcacataaaatctaaaatgtaatattcttgattggatttaaaaacaaacaaaaaaaaccccattcaTATTAAACAACctccaaaaataattttgatagtGCACAGTGGGAACATAAATAGTCTGATAGACTTAATTAACCTCTGTGTGATAGAATTTAGGGTACAGTAACAAGAGTTtttagagtaaaataaaaatcactacaatgttttcatataaacgtcagattaaaaatgaattcCGTCCCTAAACAAAAGCAACaggttgacttttttttgtttttctttcctctttgcTGCCTTTCCCACACAATCCTTCTTCCCTTCCTCTCACTGCTCTTTTGttactcctcttcctctgccatCCCACTCTTCTCCGTCCCTCCGCCCCTCTTCATATCAGGCTGTGCAGTGATTCAGCAGAACGCAGGCTGAGCGTGGGTTTACATATCCGCCGTCTGCCTGTAAGCCAGCTTTCCATTAGCTGCTGCAGTGCAGGactgttgctaaaaaaaaataaaaaaaactgaaccgGACCCAAATGAAGACTGAGGAATACTTCTTCAAACTAGAGGCACTTGAGGAGAAATAGAAACTGAGCCCGAGAGCATATGCGTGTACCAGAGTGCATGTTTGAAATTCAGATCAGACACCAGCTGTCCTTTATTGCTTCAAACATGAATATTTAGTTGCATCTTTTAGTTGGATGGGTTCCTTCCTATTTTCCagatgttaaacaaaaaaacctgagCCAGAAATGGCCAAAAAAAGGAGGTTTTACCGCAAAAAGAGAGGGAAGAATGACAGATCAGCCCGCACAGGTCAGATTAAAGCAGCGTGAGGATTAGCAAGTGAAGACTTGATTGGAAATTGCTGATGACCTGCCTCAGCAATTTCCCAAGTGAAGGAAAAAATGGGAATCATCACAGCAACGGGATGAATGACATCATCGGCCATTGTCATTGGTGGAGGGGGCTTGGTAGGTTTTAAGAGGCACGTATTCAAGGAGGCCGTGGCCTTGTTTCATCACTCTGTTGGCTTAGTAGATTAGCGATAACGTCAGAGGTTGCCACATTGAAACGGAAGCGAGAGCGTGACACAGCAGTGGAAGTGGGCCAGCCAGAGCTTAGGTCACCGTTCCCAGATAATGCTGATGTCCAGGGCTGCAAATCAAGTGATgtgtcagtttttaaaaagtctccGGGACAGAAAGCCACATCCACTCCGTCTGTGGTCGGCAAAGAAGCCGCGGTCGCCTGAATAGAGGGTGGGGACAATAAGGGAATGGGGCGAGTGCTGAGGTCTGTGTTCGACACCCCAACATTTTGCAAGAGGGATGAAAGAGGCAACGTATGCAAAGGTTTCTATGGGGGTTGTGGGACCCAAAAATGGGTTGTGGTTGCTTCTGGTGGTTTGCCACATGACAGGGGTAATCGTTTGTTTGCACAGGCCTGGGTGCCAGTCTGAGACTAAATGTCTAATTTAGGTCACTTGctataaaagttttaaaagccCTGGTCTACATATACTCCAGACTGGCAGCCTGACTTGCCATAAATGTAGCCTCTGTCCTCTCTTATGTCAACACATTCAATCTGAAGCTAGCTTGTAGCCACTAACTGTGCTAAATAAGCATTTAGCTGCTGCAGTGAAATCATCACCTTGTGTTGTGACGTTTCGAGATGGGTACACTCCTGACTCGTGGTCGCATGCATGacgttttgctttttaattttagtctttCTGAAGAGGTGTAGCTCCAGATAGCAGGGCTCTTGATTTTCATCCGTCTTCAGGTCGTCTTATGACCTAAAGAATGCTTTGAAGCCCTGGCTAATGACTAATATTACACCTCTGGGGGACAATTGGTGATGGGTCTTTTAATCTTCGTGAAGTCCCATGACAAAATACCTGCCATTTTTGGAGAAAACGCGTTTCTTTGTCGATACCAGTAATTCTGAGTAAATGAACCGTCAGCAAGACTGAAGCGAAGCTTTTAGCTAATATTCTATTTCGTATTGTGTTCACAAAACTACAACAGCAGGAATTTTTAAGCAACTTCTGTTTCAGTGTGAGACTGtgacatattttaaaagtgACAACGGATTTCATTGTAAGCTTAGCTTCTAAGTTGATGAATGACTCCCCGTCTCTTGTGTGTCTTTCTTTCCAAACACAATATCACCGTGATGTGATACAGACCCAGTAGAAACCAAGGTGCCCCTATATGGAGATCACATCAGCAGTCGGAAGATTCACGCCATGAGGCTAGCCAAGGACCGTAAGAAGTATTTAGCCAGGCCTGGATCAAGCAACAACCGAGAGCTCCCGCCGTCTGGCCTGGACAAGGCGGAGCCGGAATCTGTAAGTGGTGTGACGATGCAAAATATTATCTGTAGTTGCAAACTTGAACTCAGGGTTAAAACAAACAAGGCTAGCAAAATTAGTAGTGCACATTGGCCTTAGCAGCCCACTTTCAATGAAATGCCAGGTTCAAATTGAGTTGCAAAAGTCAGATTTTGAGGAATTTAAATGCAGTGTTTggttttaacctaaaaaaaaacgTTCTTTGTGTGCAGGGGCCTTGCAAAAGAGAACTTGGTAATCTCATTCATGGCCCTTCTCGGGTCCTGAGCGTTTCTTTGTACGTACCCAACTGTGACAAGAAGGGATTCTTCAAGCGCAAGCAGGTTTGGATGCATCTCTTAATGCTCCCAATGTCATTCAGTGACACAGAAGTGTGCAACCAACCCAGTTGGACCTCCTTTTTTGTCTTGCAGTGCAAGCCGTCTCGCGGCCGGAAACGGGGCGTCTGCTGGTGCGTGGACCGCTTTGGCAAAAAAATCCCAGGTAGCAACTCTGCCCACGGAGAACTGCAGTGCAAGGATCTCGACAGCATCAACAACAGCAACGAATGAGAGCAAACCGCCTCCAGAGCCCAGCTTCTTCTTAAACCCTGCCAAACAAGCTAGCACACTTTATGACTGACAATCAGGAGAATATGGCACAaacacttttactttttgttgattGTGATGGACTGCATTGTCTGTTGTAGAGAGGAGGCAAACTTTATATCTTATATCAAAGAGAAATATATATAgagagtttttctttcatttataaagtctgttgcagttttttttttattattattatgaaaaagGTGACAACACATATCCTAAATGTGGCTAACTATCAATATTTTTCAGTTGATTTTCCTGATATTGTTGAGAAGGGAGCGTGGCCACCGAAAGTAGGAGACATCTGCTGAAATTGAATGAGTTTTGTTATGATTAGCAGCTTTTCCAGGTGCAATATGATGGATATTTGGGAGTCACACAATCCAGTTTTAAACGAgggcagaaaaacatttaaacataaaacatgcataCTTccgtttatatatatatatatgtatatatatatatggcttCTCTGGAGTGGTTCAAGCTGTGGTTAGATATTAGTTTCCCTAAAAAGATACCAAACTTATCACTTAAACTCTTCTTGATATTAACCATTATAGGAACAGTGCTTCTGAACATACCCGTAATTTGTTAGCTaagatgttttttatatatatttaattcaaGGCATGCATCAATGAAAGAATTTGTGCAAACCAAGGCAAAATGTAGTTTGCATTAGCCCATTGTCTGGATACATTTATTTGGCTAATTTTACTTGTAATGTCGTGATTCTAATATTAGTCAGTTCAGTCTTTCAGTTCGACTCGGTGGTAAAAACCCAAGGACACCGCTACAACCGTTCGTTTCACGACTGGAGCTGCACAGATCGACACGCTCACATGATATCAGGGAGGCCAGGACTGAgcttgaaaagaagaaaaaccacGGCAGTCGTACTGCACGAATCACTACTTTCACTAATAACTCTTAGATAAGAACtcaccaaaaaataaagaagagcAAATAGTCATAAGAGTTGACACTTGCTGGTGACAGGAAGCTGAAGAAGTCCTGTAGGGCTTGATTTGAAGCTGCGGATTGGGAAGCCATGTGCTCACCTCATCAATACCATGATAGAGTAGCTACGTCACCGACTATATAAACTGTCTCCCTCAGGGATCGAGAGACAGAGTtggttttatatttgtaattttgagCATTAATGTCCAACTATATATGATGCAAACACCTTTTTTCTGAAGCTATTATGTTGCATTCGTGCAAAGTGAGTTAAAAGGCTTTGATTGTTACACAATAGGTCACTAGTTTGATTCCCAGGTTATCataatatgtttgttttttttagcaatctTGGTAAAATGTAGCTGGTTAAAGCAATATTTAGACTCTCACTAAACCTTCACTAATCCCAATTTCTCCTAAATTTTAGCTGATGGATCATTTCTAACACACTCTGGGACCTTCTGCTCTTTAGGCGGTCACTAGATGTTCTGTGCCACAATCAgggaaaaggttttttttttttttttttctttttttggaaataagcaaaacagacaaaacctcagtcataaaaaaaaaaaagctcactgTACTGTTAAACTTAGAATTCTTTCTATTTCAAGTTCTCAGAGCTGCATTCGCCGTTTCTAAATGTATGTACAGAACGTTTGCATGACCCacgagtgtgtttgtgtgtactTCTCAACGttaggaacaaaaaaaaaaaaaaaaaaaagcacgcTCGCTCAGAGTGCATTTCCCATTAGAGCTCGCACACAAATTTTATGCAAAGGCCCCGTCCATGTGGAGGGCCCCCACATGCAAATCCGCAGGCGACTCGCTCCCAGGGTTCACCGGGTCCTTCATCCCACAGAGAGCAAGGTCGCAGAGTTTTTACGTAAATGAAGTGCCTTCTGCCCCAGACTGCTTTGAATCTGGATTTTGCATGCGGAGCCATTGTGTGGTTGAATGAGGGCGGCCTGAGCAAAActtccaaaaaagaaaataataataattaaaaaaaaggaaatcacttTAATGTGTGGATGTGATTTGCTGACAAATTTTATGATCTTCCAGTCGAGTGCTGCTAAATATGTAATGACAAAGGACAGGATTGTGTTCTGTGGGTCCAGTTTTATTCAAGatctttcttttgttgttcAAATTGCAATGTTTAACATAGTTTCAGCTGTGTAGAAAACTGACAGTGGCACATcagcctattttttttttcctgatcaAACTCTTCTCTTTTGCCGTTGGTTCATTTAAACGCAAAACGGTGTCTTTATGAATACCACAGAAACTAAAAATTAATGTGAATTTTCTGATGGAATATTTAACACACCTATAGTTGAtgtactcctttttttcttcctttttttaaagttaaatcacTATTTAATAAACTTCTTTTactcactaaaaaaaaaaaaaaaaaacgcctcGTTGCTCCTTCTGTGGGGAAACTGGATTTAGATGGCAAAATGTCAAGTCGGGTGTTTGGTGTTTCgtgacaacaaaaatgtaattttccatGCGGGTGGTGTCCAGTTTCCGCTGAAAAAGCcccaaaaaccaaacaaaaacaaagaaaagtggtGACTTTTTCTGGGTGTTACAGGATCACCCATAAGGGGGTAGTGCCGAATTTCAAACAACTTCAAGCCAGAAACTTAAGCACTTTCTTTCACTCTTCAAACTTCAACAGCAGAGAATTACAGATTCAACAggtttctactttatttttgcattagcaCTTTATCATGTCATTTCCTTACTACTTACTGTGCAACACAAATGAGGCatacccaaaaaaaaaacctatagTCTGCAAGCGAGAGCAC
This region of Xiphophorus hellerii strain 12219 chromosome 24, Xiphophorus_hellerii-4.1, whole genome shotgun sequence genomic DNA includes:
- the igfbp5a gene encoding insulin-like growth factor-binding protein 5a, producing the protein MLLGVLFLAVPLLSVAGGGASYVPCEPCDPKALSMCPPVPVGCQLVKEPGCGCCLTCALEEGQACGVYTGPCARGLRCLPKSGEEKPLHALLHGRGVCANEKLHKLQHPPKDPVETKVPLYGDHISSRKIHAMRLAKDRKKYLARPGSSNNRELPPSGLDKAEPESGPCKRELGNLIHGPSRVLSVSLYVPNCDKKGFFKRKQCKPSRGRKRGVCWCVDRFGKKIPGSNSAHGELQCKDLDSINNSNE